The genomic interval GTGATTGGATATattgagtagatgatccctatttcaGCCAGTTATCCGTGTGTCTTTGACTTTAGCTCCTGTCCCCTACTGAcatcttgcctattactactgtGCATTGGGAGAGACATGCACTTTTTACAAAAGCTTCTTCTAGTATCAATATTATTGTCTAATATTTATAGGGCAATATGTGAATCAAACTTAGCGTTACATAAAGGAAATATTGCCCAACCATTGTTTGATCCAGTTGTTAATTTCATAGAAATAATTAGTGGTCATGTTGATTTTGCAGTTACTGAATTGGAGTTTGTTTGTACTATTGCTGCTGTGCAAGGTTAATCCCACGTACGAGAATCCTGTCAGGGACAAGCATCGGGATATGGGAACAAAGAGGGAAGTTTTCCATAAGTTTCAACTGCTGAAGTCAGAAGTGTGCCAAAATCCAGAGAAAAATACAGAGTGTCAAggacataattttctttttgagcaaaagttaaaattttgcaATTACACGTGTGGATCTTCAGAGATGGTTAAATGCATGAACAGCCCTTATGGGATGGTGTTTTTCTGCATTCCCAATGGGACAAGTTGCCCAAAAGGTATTCAGATCAGCAGCTATTACTGTTGTTGGTACTCTTGGCAATtccattgtaaaataaaaaggatgaaatatgaaattacaaagaaacatttatttaaattcatcAAAATACAGAAGTTCTCAAGGTTGTAGTTATACTTTAATTGGTTCAGACTTTCATATATAGCCATTCATAATGCCaagatgtacaaaaaaaaaacatttttgaatggcCATATTTTCTGACAGAGGTGTATGATGAAAGGTGAAAATGTAATTTGAAAGTAACCTATAGATTATGTTAAAAAGCAGTATAATTATACACTCTTAGTGGATGGGTGTTATTATGCTCCCTTTGAAGAAGTGGGGGTATTTTGCTTTGCACTTGTGACTTGCAATGGTCAGTCGGGCCATCTATTGGTAGAGTTAATAGTTACTGCCTAATAACTTAAGAACTGCTTGACCCAGAACAGTaccctgttgtttttgggatttgtaggtcaaaggtcaagttcacaaagaaaataatttCTGCCTAATCACTTGAGAATTATTTGATTTAGAACCTTCAGACTTGTTTGCATGATTGGGCATACATGTATGAAGAAGATGACCATTAATGTTACTATGGTCAGTGGATTGAagtttaaggtcacaggggcctgaaacaTGGAAACAGTTTCCGCCAAACAAATTGAGAACCATTCAacccagaacctttaaactttaTAGCATGATTGGGCTGTGGAGaagacaaggtcacaggggcctaagccttgaaaacagtttccactcaataacttgagaaccgcttgacctaGGACCTTTAAATTTGTAGCATGAATGGTCTTAAGAAGAATATGACCCTAttattttaaggtcaaaggtcacaccCGGGCAACCACCCCTATCACACACTACATGCccatattcattttattaccaTGGTAACTTGAAAAAGTCTTGtcagaatttaaaataatttcaaaagtatttgtttGTGTGAACCAAACTATTAAAGCAAGCTGTGAAATTTaggtgagtgatctagggccaCCATTGCCTTCTTTGTTTGGAGTTCAGTTCTACAGTTTTATCCATTCTTTTACAGTTTTATTAATTGTATGACTATTTTTGCAATTTCTGGTTGCTTCACTCTATCCTTTTATCAGCTTATCtgattttggagaaaaaaatctacaaggtgTTGTCATCACCTGTTTGTTGGTGttggttaaactttttgtttaggtccatcttttctcaacaactactagttaatcatcattaggtgactgtgtaggccaaaaACCATATCTCTGATgtgcatttatttaatttttgtcaaaattatggccgtTTTTGGTCTTtcaaaatttgagtttcttgtttaaatttttttgttcaggttcatcttttctcaaaaacaataaGAGCTGGGGTGAAACTTGCAGTTTTTTTGTACTTATAAATTCTGAACTGTAATTTGTTTCTTGcatactgtccagcacttgcaaACAAGCAATGGCACCTGTAGGTAGTGCTATGTTTCTTCATATACTAACAGAAgttcattaaaaatgttatttctttccAGGTATTGGGTGGCAATTTGAAAGTATTGATGGCAATGGTATGGTCATGATAAAAGAAAGTATTTGTCCAGAAGGCTACTACCAAGTTGAACCATCTAAATGTCACAATGCCTGTAGGACCAAGCATGAATTACTGGAAATGATTCCAGAAGGGTTTAAAGTCGTGTTAAAAGGAAACCATATCCGTCAAACTCTGCTGATGTGTGACTACAAAGCAGGATACTTTAATGCTGACAACAAATCATTTGTCAATTATGATGACAATTTTTTAGGTCATCTTGATTTCTGCACACATATCAACCACTCTAACCCTTGCTCCAGTGGACAAATGCCCTTATACAGTAAGTATGCTTTTAAGTCAGAAAAAACTTTAGACTGCCAAATTTCTTCTTTTCATTTTGCTGACCGTTCAAATGTGGTGTCATTGCTCTAGATGAGTAACTGGGATACTGTGTCTTCCATTTGTTGTGCGATATGCGTTGTCAACAACTTTACTGTTAATATCTTAAGAGGTCACAATTCACAATTTCACCCCTGTCATAATGAATTGTCAGAATGGGTGCCTACTAAAAGAAATCTTGGTGAGTTTAATACTATAGGGATAAGATAcatattttgtgtattaacatctgcagaagccctcaGGAATGTTAAGTTTCGGtgaacatatcccaagggcttctgcaggcattattacacaaaataaatgtGTATTATCGCGTGTAATTTTGCACattacttaaaaatttggtaaataggaacacagtttcaagaataataatttgtattattttgGGTACAAACACTTATTTAGCGTAAGAATGAGTAcaagatttatatgaattcaatgaaaaattaaacaaaaacattccGACTGATACTTCCCAAATTCATGACTATgatcctaaaaacaaacaattgcacAAGTTACATGCAATTCAATACAATTACAGTCATCTACAAAAATTGAACAAATGCTGAATTTAAATGTTAGTAAGCAGAGGGAGAAGCTAGTGAGCAAATTGTTGTCCCCCTCCTTTTTGtcatgcccccgaaggtgggcatattaaaatcgcatgtccgtctgtccgtgcgcgAGTTTGTGCATCCGgttaattcttgtccgggctgtaactcttccatccataaagggattttgaaatcacttggcataaatgttcaccataaggAGACGATgtatcatgcgcaagacccagacccctagcttcaaggttaaggtcacacttagaggtcaaaggttatcagggtctgtttcgtgtccagtccataactttgccattcatcaaaggattttaaaataaattggcataaatgttcaccataataagacgacatgtcttgcgcaagacccagaaccctagctccaaggtcaaggtcacacttagaggtcaaatgttatcatggtctgttttgtgtccggtccataactctgccattcataaagggattttgaaataagttggcataaatgttcactataacttagacgatgtgtcatgcgcaagactcagacccctagctccaaggtcaaggtcactcttagaggtcaaatgttatcATGGTCTGTTTCATACCTGGTCCGtaactgccattcatcaaaggattttgaaatcacttggcataagtgttcctcataatgagacaacatgtcatgcacaagacccagacccctagctccaaggtcaaagtcacacttagaagtaaaaggtgtttcttgtctggtgcATAACTCTGccttttatcaagggatttgaaaataatttgacacaagtgttaaccatattgagaagatgtgtcactgaggccttgaaggtcaaggtcacaaaatgatatgtgattttttgggcACACAGCTGTGGCATTCTTGAGCCtactttgggggcatttgtcaccaatattgacagctcttgttcaaagaaaaaatgggggacatagaaataggctatgtccttccgtccttccttccatccgtctgtctgtcacacttagtgtccggtccataactctgccatccattaagggattatGAAATAATTGAGttaatgttccccataataagacgacgtgtcatgcccaAGACTCAGACCACTAGCTTCAAGGTAAAGATCACAGATGTCAAAGGTTAGCAGGGTatatttcatgtccagtccataactctcccattcatgaagggattttcaaattacttgcacAAAAtaatgttcccaataatgagacgatgtgtcatgcgcaatacccagaCCACTATctccaaggtaaaggtcacaattagaggacaaaagttaacatggtctctttcatgtccagtccataactctgccattcatcaagagattttgaaatttcttggcacaaatgttcctcataatgagacaacgtatCATGCACAAGAGCAAGACccttagctctaaggtcaaggtcacacttacaggttaaaggttaacatggtctgatTCTTTTTCGGTCAAGAACTCTATCAttcataaaaggattttaaataacaaatgttccctataatgagctTATTTGTCATtcccaagaaccaggtccctaggtctaaggtcaaggtcacacctggaggccaaatgtcaaatttaaccctttcccacattgatacgtttatcaccgtatctatcgattaccaaacagaaacgtattgacccgtgtctatcagtttcccgatagaaacgtattataccgattaacggccatttgaacagaatcgttttatcccgtgtctcataatcaatcgctttattttcgttcttttcctaaagaaacaaattccggatgtttactaactcaaaatatgggatttcgtcatcattatttacgtacaagatcatgtggttactatttaaatttatcgagtactttgcaaagaaagacaccggggttttttcctacatgtgcacgaagctacgtcatggaaaattactgagaaaactgcttgcaactggccggttcgcgggctttcctcgttctaaaaataacaaccatttaagatcaaagtatttttaaatgtgttaggtcatgaaggtcacgcgtgatacatgcagatttcccctaaacaacaatttgtgtatacgatggcttggaatttatggccttacataacgggaagtgttaatcaaaacagaaggaccgcggctttcaaatattttatgacaccccaagagttaattgcagcggaagtcacccgtgatgtaccgacgtttgatcatcaaaatattacgtaatattatcctaaaaaatattttaattttagcacaagaatactgtagtcggttacgagtctcgatctcagcgatctttttgcactttcagaaattttacgattcgttatttttgtagtgttattcagtttgatggttgtttttttgtataaatacttactgattccgattcggaagataagtctattaactataaatcaaactttcaaacatcaaaatgaaattgtatatgaatttcaatgtgaaagtaatccaaaacggaattttatgcctaaaaatatatattcccgtactttaacactttatatcttcgaaactcaaagagaaactacaataaattttgtatcatcggaaagagaatttaaattgctattaaactttatattgacaaaaataatgtcaaacttatagaaaatattaaaataatgacattttttacataaGTGTGTgttatcacaaaataatgccaacacctctgttcagataatacaggcacctttatcagccatataccgattattgattattgattatcacttatcagtgttatgtaaaagaggttactttggcttctgttctgtgtggtaaagggttaaggaTGACTTGTCTGTAGCTTTTcattttcatgcatggagggatttttatgtaactttgcacaaatctTCACCACTAGGATGCAGTCTTGTTTTTAGgattactttcctttgttttcactataaatagcttttattgtaacttcttAATTCTGGCTGTAGGGAAAATTAAGACCTCTTTCCTGAGGAACAACGTGCATGTTACAGGCAATTATTATTAACCTATCTATTCCTGGTAAGGCGTTAAGTGTGCACTTATATACACATAgagattttttcattatttttaggattaacttccctttgttgttattataaatatcttatatttcaacttttttataattggccaaaaaaaatccatatgCAAATGCATGTTCTTGTGTAAAGACATTTGCTATGACTGGCGAATATTGTGACATTCCGACACTCCTATCTATTTTTCCTTACCAATCTAGAAATAGAATCACATTAAATATCTGAAATACagatacagtgtaacttccgaaaaccgaacgacctccggaccagcctaaaacttcggtatttggaagtttccggaattcagaagtttggaagtttgtaggcaaagtggacatTATGCactagagttatgttttcttacacgttgGATGAAagatgaaggagattattatcctttttaattGTACAGATTTGTATAAagtgatttattaattgatttaataattattgaattaatatgttacaaacattaaggataattaCGTataataaatttccttttttgtatataaaacaataatagcatttactcaaacattttccacttacattttaccaccTTTGAAGTCCCGAGTTCATCAATATTTAATTGAtgttgatataacgatgaactgtaaatgttcaagttagatgtaataaaatgt from Mercenaria mercenaria strain notata unplaced genomic scaffold, MADL_Memer_1 contig_691, whole genome shotgun sequence carries:
- the LOC128554730 gene encoding uncharacterized protein LOC128554730, which produces MGTKREVFHKFQLLKSEVCQNPEKNTECQGHNFLFEQKLKFCNYTCGSSEMVKCMNSPYGMVFFCIPNGTSCPKGIGWQFESIDGNGMVMIKESICPEGYYQVEPSKCHNACRTKHELLEMIPEGFKVVLKGNHIRQTLLMCDYKAGYFNADNKSFVNYDDNFLGHLDFCTHINHSNPCSSGQMPLYNGTCVEPCRPGYERDETDFLCKQVGYVVTSDKDTQLGQPTTSRPTVKPEEPKTTTTDNGHEDDKDKGRGINGKSENSNALPWYMYLIIALVIVGAGIAIIALVIKICCPQRCQADQESVCVESIYLCSNTKF